Proteins encoded together in one Cicer arietinum cultivar CDC Frontier isolate Library 1 chromosome 4, Cicar.CDCFrontier_v2.0, whole genome shotgun sequence window:
- the LOC101495227 gene encoding transcription repressor OFP6 translates to MSSSKKKLTLNTVSVNLGCGTCKRPKFSLIFNPKPKPKKPIYQKNKLHHHDNNNNNNSSCSFSPCSVSSEKSSLKGFGRVGNEGVAVEKDSDDPYLDFRHSMLQMILENEIYSKDDLRELLNCFLQLNSKEFHGIIIRAFTEIWNGVFSVNSTFSPAFHHNSRKSHDS, encoded by the coding sequence atgTCTAGCTCCAAAAAAAAGCTAACATTGAACACTGTTTCAGTGAACCTAGGTTGTGGAACATGTAAAAGACCAAAATTTAGTCTCATATTCAatccaaaaccaaaaccaaagaAACCCATTTACCAAAAAAACAAACTTCACCACCatgacaataataataataataattcttctTGTTCATTCTCACCTTGCTCTGTTTCCTCAGAAAAATCATCACTGAAAGGATTTGGAAGAGTTGGAAATGAAGGTGTTGCAGTAGAGAAAGATTCTGATGACCCTTATCTTGATTTCAGACATTCAATGCTACAAATGATATTGGAGAATGAGATATACTCTAAAGATGATCTTAGAGAGCTTTTGAACTGTTTTCTTCAGCTTAATTCGAAGGAATTCCATGGGATTATTATCAGAGCTTTTACTGAGATCTGGAATGGAGTCTTCTCTGTTAACTCTACTTTCTCACCTGCCTTCCACCATAACAGTCGTAAGTCACATGATTCTtag